From Hymenobacter sediminicola:
AATGAGAAGAGACAAAGTTTTCTCCACTAAAAAGTGGGAGCAGTATTTGGTGGCAATAAAACGAAGTAGTACTTTTGAGCCGTGCTTCAACTGAATCAATATCATTTGATGAAGCGTGGGACTGAGCGAAATGCTGTCCTGCGAGATGACCGGAAGGTCATTTCTCCCGTTGACTCTTTCGGTTTTATTGGTTTTGCTTTTTTCACCGCTTCCGTTTTCGAAGCGGTTTTTTTGTGCCCGGCCCACTCGGTCGGCAGCGCCAAGACCATCCTTTCTCCTAGCATTTTCTAACTTCTTCTCACCCTACACTGGTACCCACCATGAACGACACCACCACTCTCACCCAGCAGATGGTAGCCGCCGCTCCTGTTGCCACCCGTAACGTGAATCTGAGCACGGACCCCAATCAGATGGCTGTGTTGCGCTAAAGCAAGCCCGACAAAACCTGGCTCCGGAGGCCGGGGAGGGGTGGCTCGACCAACGGGGTGATGGAAGATCAGAGGGGATTCTGGCGCAAGTCGGTCCGTGGTTGACCACCCCGTTTCGGGCGGTATGTTTTGTTTACACCTAGTCCTGACGAACAGCAAGGGAGTGTTCCTTGCCAACCGATGGATTTTTCTATTTCCAGAACCTATGCAACTCGGACAACTTACGCTGCGGAACCCCGTGTGCCTAGCCGCCGCCAGCTGGCAGCTGGAAGGCGCGGGCTACGAGCGGCTGGGGGCTATCTTCACCCGCACCGTCACGATGGAGCCCCAGCCCGGGCTCTACGAGGAAGGCATCTGGCAGGTAAACGAGCAGACCTTGCTCAACGCCACCCACATGCGCACCGAAAGCGCCGAGATTCTGGTGCAGGAGCACTTGCCCAACCTGCGCCGCTACGGCGTGCCGGTGTTTGTGAGCATCACAGCCCCTGGCATCCCTGGCTTCCGCAAGATTGCCCGCTTCCTGGCCCGCGAAACCGCCGGCCTGATTGCCGGCGTGGAAGTGTACATTGCCCAGCCTGACGCCGGGCAAGGGGAGGAGTTGACCGCGCAGTTTGTGCGCGACGCCACCCAAGCCGTGCGCAACGAGCTAGGCCCCGCGGCTGCAGTCATCGTGAAGCTGCCGCCGTGGCCCGAGCATATTCGGAGCCTGGCGCTGGGGGCGCAGGAAGGCGGGGCCGATGCGTTGGCTGCCACCAACTTGCTCAAAGCCCTGCATTTACCCGACGATGCTACGGCCGCGCCGATGGTCGGGGGATTGTCGGGAGAAGCACTGCGGCCGGTGGCGCTACGGTGCGTGTGGGAACTGGCACACGATGAGCGGATTACGCTGCCTATCTTCGGAACGGGCGGCGTGTTCACGGCCAGCCATGTGACGGATTACCTGCGTTGCGGGGCCTCGGCTGTGCAGATTGCCAGCGGTGAGTGGCTGGAGCCCGGCCTCACGGCCCGCCTAGCCACCGAGTGCGCCCACCTTCACCCTGAAACCGTTTCCTCCGAATGGAAAAGCTAACCCAACGAGTTCAGTACGCCAACAGCCTGCTTTGCGTGGGCCTCGACCCGGTGGGCGACGATGCGCAGGTAGCGCGCCGGCTGGCCGAAGTCATTGACCAAACCAGCGAATACGCCGCCGCCTTCAAGCCCAATCTGGCCTTTTTTCTGAGCCGGGAAAACGGCGTGCAGCTGCTGCGCGAAACCGTGCGGCGCGTGCCGGAAGGCATTCCAGTGATTCTGGACGGCAAGTTCGGCGACATTGCCAACACCGCCGACCACTACGCCCGCTTCGCCTACGACATCATCGGGGCCGACGGCGTGACGGTGAACCCCTACATGGGCGACGACGCCATTGTGCCCTTCGCCCGGCCCGGTAAGCTGGTGTTCGTGCTGGCCAAAACCTCGAACAAGCCCGCGCACTCCTTGCAGGATGTGGCCCTCACCCGCGGCGGCAGCCTCTCGGATTGCGCGGCCACCATTGCCCGCAAGCTCGATGAAGTGCACGGCGGCATTGGGCTGGTGGTAGGCGCCACCAACGCCGAGGCCGTAGCCCGCATGCGCGCCCTCTGCCCCGAACAGTGGTTTCTGGTGCCCGGCGTGGGTGCCCAGGGCGGCGACCTAGCCGCCACCCTTCGCGCCGGCCTCCGCCCCGACGGCGCCGGCCTGCTCATCAATACGTCGCGCGCGTTATGGCAGGCCGAAGATGCCGGCGCCGCCGCCCGGGAGCTGGTGGAGCAAATGAATCAGCTGCGGCCGGTAACGGTGTAAGGCCCTAAATAAGACAGTAGGCTATATGGCAAGCATCTTTAAGCTAGGCGATATTTTGGAAATGGACGGTTTGCCCTGTGTAGTCGTCGGGCTAAGTGGCCAAACTCTTGACAAGATGGATAAAGACGAAGTGCCGGTTCCAGAGGACCATATTGCTGTCTGGTTTGGGGATAACAGTACCAAGAGGAGATCTGAAGGAGGAAGACCAATAACAATGACTGATGTATGGTACATCCCTGAAGATTGTTTCGAGGAAGGGCCACAACCAAAAATCAGACACTAGAAATCAGAGTGCAGAACCACGCTTAGGACACTAATTCAAACAATGACTGTAATATCCGCACACACTCCTCCCACTCCCTTCACCCCCGAAACCCTGGAGCAGCAGCTGTTGCAGGAAGATGCGCTGCTGCGCGGGCACTTCCGTCTGTCCTCGGGCCTGCATTCTGATACCTACGTGCAATGTGCCCGGTTTCTGCGCCGGCCCGACTTAGCCGCGCCGGCCGCGGCGGAGCTGGCCCACCGGATTCAGGCGGCCGGTTTGCAGCCCGATGTGGTAGTGGGGCCGGCTATGGGCGGCGTGGTGATTGGCTACGAGTTGGCCCGGCAATTAGGCGTGCCCGGCATCTTCACGGAGCGCGACGACGCGGGCCAGATGACGCTGCGGCGCGGCTTTACCATCGAGCCTGGCCAGAAAATCGTCATTGCCGAGGACGTGGTGACTACTGGTAAGAGCACCAATGAAGTAGCCCGGCTGCTGGAAGCGCTGGGGGCAAAAGTTTTGGCCGTGGTTAGTTTAATTGACCGCACTAGTGGGAAAGCTGGCCTTTCTTTTCCGAACTTTGCCCTGCTGCCGGTCACGGCGGCTACCTACGCACCCGATGAGTGCCCGCTGTGCCGGGCAGGTATTCCGGTAGTAAAACCGGGCAGTCGGCCCGATAAAGCGTTTTCTTAAACCTACTGCGGCGCAACCGGCGCTTCGGCAAGGCATTTTCGGCGTACCCTGCGTGGGTATGCTTCCTCACGGTGGCAATTTCGCCAGGCGTGGGAAACCCGAAAAATAGACAAACCTCCCTCTTTTGGAAGCTAGCCAAAGAACCATTCAGCTGCTGCTCAAGCCCGGCCAACACGACGGCGAGGGCCAGCGCGTAGCCGAAGCGGCCCACCGCCACCTGGGCCTGCGCACCGGCCGCGTACAAAGCACCGCCCTCTACACGGTGCGCTACCCCCTCTCGGACCAGCAGCTGCGCGACTTCGCCACCCACTGCCTTCAGGACCCGGTGCTGCATGACGTGGCCTTCGATGAGTTCCGCCACGACGCCCACTACCAAAGCTACATCCTCGTCGCCAAGCTGCCCGGCGTCACCGACGACGAAGGCATTTCGGCCCAGAACGCCCTCGGCGACCTTCTCAACGAGCCGCTCGATACTCATACCCAGCACATCTTCTCGAAACGGCTCTACTTCCTCGAAGAAGCCCTGCCCGAGAGCAGTCTGCGCCAACTCGCGCAGGAACTGCTGGGCAACAAGATGATCAACCGCTTCGAAACCGGCCCCATCACCGATATCCGCGACTATACGCCGCGGCCCGGTGGCGGGGCCGAATCGATTACGGAAACCGTGCCGCTGGTTGGTTTGTCGGATGAGGAGCTGCAGAAGCTGTCGAAAGACAATCTCTACGCCCTGAACCTGGAGGAAATGCGCGCCGTGCGCGACCATTACACCAGCACCCGGGAGGAGCGCCAGGCCGCCGGTCTGCCCCAGGATCCGACGGATTGCGAGCTGGAAATCATTGCCCAAACCTGGTCGGAGCACTGCAAGCACAAGGAGTTTTCGGCCCTGATTAAATACAAGGATGCCGACACGGGCGAGGAGTTCGAAGTCGATTCCCTGTTTAAAACTTACATCAAAGACGCCACTTCGGAAGTAGACCGGCAGCTCCGCGCCAACGGCAACGACTGGCTGATTAAGGTGTTCAGCGACAACGCCGGGGCCGTACGCATCAACCCCGAGTCGCTGTTCGTGTGGAAAGTCGAAACCCACAATTCGCCCTCGGCCATCGACCCGTATGGTGGGGCCATCACGGGCATTCTGGGCAACAACCGCGACCCGCTGGCGACTGGCATCGGGGGGGCGCGGCTCTTGTTCAACACCAACGTGCTCTGCTTCGGCAACCCCGAGTTTGATGGCACGCTGCTGAGCAACCAGCTGCACCCGCGCCGCATTTTTGAGGGCGTGCGCAAGGGCATCGAGGACGGCGGCAATAAGTCGGGCGTGCCCACCGTGAACGGCAGCATCGTGTTCGATGACCGGTACGCCGGCAAGCCGCTGGTATATTGCGGCACCGGCGCCGTGATGCCGATGCAGCTGGCCGGGCTGGACTCCTGGGAAAAGAACATCGACGCCCAGGACCGCATCATCATGGCCGGCGGCCGGGTGGGCAAAGACGGCATCCACGGCGCGACGTTCAGCAGCATTGAACTGGACGAAACCTCACCCGCCACGGCCGTGCAGATTGGCTCGCCCATCACCCAGAAGCTGGCTATGGACTTCCTGATCCTGGCCACGCGGCGCGGCCTCATCAAGTGCAGCACCGACAACGGTGCGGGCGGTTTGTCGTCGAGCATTGGCGAGCTGGCCACCATCAGCGGCGGAGCCGTGGTGGAGCTGGAAAAAGTGCCGCTGAAATACCCCGGCCTCCGTCCTTGGGAAATCTTTGTTTCAGAGTCGCAGGAGCGGTTTTCTTTGGCCGTAGAACCCGCCAAGCTGAACGAGCTGCTGGCCTTGGGCCGGGAGATGGAAGTGGAGCTGACCGACATCGGCTATTTCACCGCCGATGGCAGCCTCGACGTGCGTTTTGATGGCGAATCGGTGGCGCGGCTGGACATGGAGTTTCTGCACAACGGCGTACCGCGTAAAGTGCTGGAAGCGGAGTGGAGCAAGCCTACGGCGCAGGAGCCGAATCTGGCGGCTGACCTTGACTATACTGACGTACTGAGCCGCCTGCTGGGCAGCCTCAACATCTGCTCCCGCGAATCGGTGATTCGGCAGTACGACCACGAGGTGAAGGGCCGCACGATTATCAAGCCGCTGATGGGCGCTACCGGCCAGGCCCCGCAGGATGCGGCCGTGGTGCGCTTTAATTTCGAGAGCTGGGAAGGCGTGGCCGTGAGCAACGGCATCCTGCCCCGCTTCGGTGATTTGGACGCCTACCACATGTCGGCCGGCGCGTTTGACGAGGCCGTGCGCCAGATCGTGGCCGTGGGCGGCAAACTGCCCAACCTCAGCTACGGCGACGGCAACTTCTGGTCCGTGAACGACAACTTCTGCGTGCCCGACTCGGTGTACGACCCCATCAGCAACCCCGATGGCAAGCACAAGCTGGCCAAGCTGGTGCGCATGTGCCAAGCCCTGCGCGACGCCACGGCGGCCTACTGCATCCCGCTCACCTCGGGCAAGGACTCGATGAAAAACGACTTCAAAGCCGACGGCGTGAAGATTTCGGTGCCGCCCACGGTGCTGTACTCCATGACCGCCAAGATGGAGGATGTCCGCAAAGCCATTACGTCCGACTTCAAGCAGGCCGATGACGTGGTGTACCTGCTGGGTGAAACCTACGACGAGCTGGGCGGCTCGGAGTTCTATCAGCTTTTCGGCGAGCTGGGGGCCAACGTGCCCAAAGTGCGCTTCGAGCAGGCCAAAGCCCTCTACACGCTGATGGGCCAGGCCAACGACCAGGGCCTGATTCAGAGCTGCCACGACTTGTCGGATGGCGGCCTGGCAGTGACGCTGGCCGAGGCGACGTTTGGCTACGGTTTCGGGGCCGAGGTGGAATTACCGGAAGGCCTGCCGGTGCATGTGCAGCTGTTTTCAGAGTCGCACTCCCGGTTTGTAGCCACGGTGGCCCCCGAGGATGTGGTGGCGTTTGAGCAGCACTTCGGCGGGCGCGCCACGCGCCTGGGCCGCGTCACGCCGGATGGCCAGCTGACGGTACAACAGGCGGGTAAAACCATCATTGCGGCCAGCACGGCGGCTCTGCGCCACGAGTGGACCAACGGTCCGGTAAACCGCATTATCGGCTTCGGCCACCCCGAAACCGCGCACTAATCATGGAACAGACTCCCCAACTGCCGGACCAGCACACGCCCCCGCGCCCCCAGCACGACGACCCCGGCCACGAAATCGTGAACCGCGAAGGCCAGATTGTGCTGCCCGGCTACAAAAGCGTTGACCCCGGCCACGAATCCGCCGAGCCACTGAAAAGCAAGGAACAGCCCGTTGACCAACAACCAACAACTAACAACCAGCAACCAGTACAGGCCCTGATCCTGACGGGTTTCGGTATCAACTGCGAGGAAGAGTTTGCCGCCGCGTATAAGCTGGCCGGCGCGGAAGCTACCATCGTGCATCTCAACCAAGTGCTGCACGGCCACGTCAGCATCCACGACTACGACATCCTGAACTTCCCCGGCGGCTTCTCCTTCGGCGACGACTTGGGCTCGGGCGTAGTGCTGGCCAACAAGCTGCGCTACCGCCGCAACGCCGAGGGCCGCACGCTGCTCGATGATATCAAGGAGTTCATTGCCAACGGCAAGCACGTGATGGGCATCTGCAACGGCTTCCAGGTGCTGGTGAAGCTGGGTTTGCTGCCCGACCTGAGCGGCACCGTGACGCCCGAAGTAACCCTGACCCACAACGCCTCGGGCCGCTACGAGGACCGCTGGGTGAAGCTCAAAGTCAACCCAAAGGCAAACTCGCCCTTCCTCAAGGGCCTAGACACGCTGGAAGTGCCCGTGCGCCACGGCGAGGGGCGCCTCATTATTCAGGATGCCGCCACGCTGGCCGCCATCGAAGCCGGTGGTCTGAACTGCCTGGCCTACACCGATTTCGACGGCTCGCCCACCGAAGTCTACCCTTTCAATCCCAACGGCGCCGACCTGAACTGCGCGGGGCTCACGGATACGACCGGTCGCGTGTTTGGACTAATGCCGCATCCGGAGGCGTTTTTGTCGCTGTATAACCACCCGGATTGGGCGCGGCGCAAGCGCCAGAACCCGAATCTGAGTGAGGAAGGCGACGGGTTGAAGCTGTTCCGCAACATCGTGCAGCACGTGCAAAGCCAGCGCCCCGCCACCGTAGCGCAGCCAGCAGCCCACCAGTTTTCATCCTAACGAGCCATCTGCCAGCCCCGCCGGTTGACACCCTCTCATATGAACACCCTCAACCACTTCGATACTCCCCAGCTTGAACTCCTGCACCGTGGCAAGGTCCGTGATTCGTACCGCGCCCCTTCCGGTGAGCGGCTTATCGTGGTTACTGACCGGCTGTCGGCGTTTGACTCGGTGCTGGAAACGCCCGTGGCCCACA
This genomic window contains:
- a CDS encoding dihydroorotate dehydrogenase → MQLGQLTLRNPVCLAAASWQLEGAGYERLGAIFTRTVTMEPQPGLYEEGIWQVNEQTLLNATHMRTESAEILVQEHLPNLRRYGVPVFVSITAPGIPGFRKIARFLARETAGLIAGVEVYIAQPDAGQGEELTAQFVRDATQAVRNELGPAAAVIVKLPPWPEHIRSLALGAQEGGADALAATNLLKALHLPDDATAAPMVGGLSGEALRPVALRCVWELAHDERITLPIFGTGGVFTASHVTDYLRCGASAVQIASGEWLEPGLTARLATECAHLHPETVSSEWKS
- the pyrF gene encoding orotidine-5'-phosphate decarboxylase translates to MEKLTQRVQYANSLLCVGLDPVGDDAQVARRLAEVIDQTSEYAAAFKPNLAFFLSRENGVQLLRETVRRVPEGIPVILDGKFGDIANTADHYARFAYDIIGADGVTVNPYMGDDAIVPFARPGKLVFVLAKTSNKPAHSLQDVALTRGGSLSDCAATIARKLDEVHGGIGLVVGATNAEAVARMRALCPEQWFLVPGVGAQGGDLAATLRAGLRPDGAGLLINTSRALWQAEDAGAAARELVEQMNQLRPVTV
- the pyrE gene encoding orotate phosphoribosyltransferase, encoding MTVISAHTPPTPFTPETLEQQLLQEDALLRGHFRLSSGLHSDTYVQCARFLRRPDLAAPAAAELAHRIQAAGLQPDVVVGPAMGGVVIGYELARQLGVPGIFTERDDAGQMTLRRGFTIEPGQKIVIAEDVVTTGKSTNEVARLLEALGAKVLAVVSLIDRTSGKAGLSFPNFALLPVTAATYAPDECPLCRAGIPVVKPGSRPDKAFS
- a CDS encoding phosphoribosylformylglycinamidine synthase subunit PurL, with the protein product MEASQRTIQLLLKPGQHDGEGQRVAEAAHRHLGLRTGRVQSTALYTVRYPLSDQQLRDFATHCLQDPVLHDVAFDEFRHDAHYQSYILVAKLPGVTDDEGISAQNALGDLLNEPLDTHTQHIFSKRLYFLEEALPESSLRQLAQELLGNKMINRFETGPITDIRDYTPRPGGGAESITETVPLVGLSDEELQKLSKDNLYALNLEEMRAVRDHYTSTREERQAAGLPQDPTDCELEIIAQTWSEHCKHKEFSALIKYKDADTGEEFEVDSLFKTYIKDATSEVDRQLRANGNDWLIKVFSDNAGAVRINPESLFVWKVETHNSPSAIDPYGGAITGILGNNRDPLATGIGGARLLFNTNVLCFGNPEFDGTLLSNQLHPRRIFEGVRKGIEDGGNKSGVPTVNGSIVFDDRYAGKPLVYCGTGAVMPMQLAGLDSWEKNIDAQDRIIMAGGRVGKDGIHGATFSSIELDETSPATAVQIGSPITQKLAMDFLILATRRGLIKCSTDNGAGGLSSSIGELATISGGAVVELEKVPLKYPGLRPWEIFVSESQERFSLAVEPAKLNELLALGREMEVELTDIGYFTADGSLDVRFDGESVARLDMEFLHNGVPRKVLEAEWSKPTAQEPNLAADLDYTDVLSRLLGSLNICSRESVIRQYDHEVKGRTIIKPLMGATGQAPQDAAVVRFNFESWEGVAVSNGILPRFGDLDAYHMSAGAFDEAVRQIVAVGGKLPNLSYGDGNFWSVNDNFCVPDSVYDPISNPDGKHKLAKLVRMCQALRDATAAYCIPLTSGKDSMKNDFKADGVKISVPPTVLYSMTAKMEDVRKAITSDFKQADDVVYLLGETYDELGGSEFYQLFGELGANVPKVRFEQAKALYTLMGQANDQGLIQSCHDLSDGGLAVTLAEATFGYGFGAEVELPEGLPVHVQLFSESHSRFVATVAPEDVVAFEQHFGGRATRLGRVTPDGQLTVQQAGKTIIAASTAALRHEWTNGPVNRIIGFGHPETAH
- a CDS encoding phosphoribosylformylglycinamidine synthase subunit PurQ, encoding MEQTPQLPDQHTPPRPQHDDPGHEIVNREGQIVLPGYKSVDPGHESAEPLKSKEQPVDQQPTTNNQQPVQALILTGFGINCEEEFAAAYKLAGAEATIVHLNQVLHGHVSIHDYDILNFPGGFSFGDDLGSGVVLANKLRYRRNAEGRTLLDDIKEFIANGKHVMGICNGFQVLVKLGLLPDLSGTVTPEVTLTHNASGRYEDRWVKLKVNPKANSPFLKGLDTLEVPVRHGEGRLIIQDAATLAAIEAGGLNCLAYTDFDGSPTEVYPFNPNGADLNCAGLTDTTGRVFGLMPHPEAFLSLYNHPDWARRKRQNPNLSEEGDGLKLFRNIVQHVQSQRPATVAQPAAHQFSS